In Patescibacteria group bacterium, the following proteins share a genomic window:
- the rplC gene encoding 50S ribosomal protein L3, which produces METKLLGTKKDMGLLYLENGDVVPFTTVVLSVWPEKELAIGQKIKLKGVSKGRGFSGVMKRWGHKGGPATHGQSDRQRAIGSTGPSTPGRVFKGLKMPGHFGNASITVPGSKIVGLEKEKLEIKVLGGVPGARRSKVQVEILT; this is translated from the coding sequence ATGGAAACAAAACTTTTAGGAACAAAAAAAGACATGGGTTTATTATATTTAGAAAATGGAGATGTCGTTCCTTTTACAACAGTGGTACTTTCTGTCTGGCCGGAAAAAGAGCTTGCCATTGGTCAAAAAATAAAGCTAAAAGGAGTTTCAAAAGGGCGTGGTTTTTCTGGTGTGATGAAGAGGTGGGGGCATAAGGGAGGTCCTGCTACCCATGGTCAGTCGGACAGGCAAAGGGCAATTGGTTCTACTGGTCCTTCCACCCCTGGAAGAGTTTTTAAAGGTCTCAAAATGCCGGGGCACTTTGGAAATGCTAGCATTACAGTACCGGGATCCAAGATTGTTGGTCTAGAAAAAGAAAAACTCGAAATCAAAGTTTTAGGTGGGGTGCCAGGAGCAA
- the rpsJ gene encoding 30S ribosomal protein S10, with amino-acid sequence MSKGRIRVKLKSYDSRVVDQSAAKIVDCAIRTGARVSGPVPLPCKKEVITVLRGPHIDSRSREHFEVRTHVRIIDIDNPTPSTMDQLSHLNLPSGVGIEIKA; translated from the coding sequence ATGTCTAAAGGAAGGATTAGGGTAAAATTAAAGTCATATGATAGCAGAGTGGTTGATCAAAGCGCTGCAAAAATTGTAGATTGCGCCATAAGGACTGGCGCTAGAGTCTCGGGTCCCGTTCCGCTTCCTTGCAAAAAAGAAGTCATTACGGTTCTGCGCGGTCCGCATATTGATTCTAGATCTCGCGAGCACTTTGAAGTCAGAACGCATGTAAGAATTATTGATATTGACAATCCAACTCCAAGTACCATGGATCAGTTGTCACATTTAAATTTGCCCTCGGGAGTAGGAATAGAAATAAAGGCCTAA
- the tuf gene encoding elongation factor Tu — translation MAEFIRTKPHVNIGTIGHVDHGKTTLTAAITKVLASKGLSQFYAYDQIDKAPEEKARGITINITHVEYETEARHYAHIDAPGHRDYIKNMITGAAQMDGAILVVAATDGAMPQTREHVLLARQVNVPSLVVFLNKVDALPGTDAEKNEMCDLVEMELRDMLKKFEYPGDTTPIIRGSALKALEGDPASIKAIEDLMKAVDEFIPTPKRDLDKPFLMPIEDVFSIKGRGTVVTGKIDRGVVKINEEVEIIGIKPTSKTVVTGIEMFKKSLPEGQAGDNVGILLRGIERDGVERGQVLAKPGSITPHTEFEASVYVLSKEEGGRHTPFFSGYKPQFYIRTTDVTGEADLPAGTEMAMPGDDVKLSIKLITPVAMEEGMRFAIREGGQTVGAGVVSKVIK, via the coding sequence ATGGCAGAATTCATCAGAACTAAGCCTCATGTAAATATTGGAACCATAGGTCATGTAGACCATGGTAAAACCACACTTACTGCGGCAATTACTAAGGTACTCGCTTCTAAGGGTTTGTCTCAATTTTATGCTTACGATCAAATTGACAAAGCCCCAGAAGAGAAGGCTCGTGGTATTACAATCAACATTACTCATGTTGAGTACGAAACCGAAGCTCGTCACTATGCCCACATAGATGCTCCGGGGCATCGAGATTACATTAAAAACATGATTACCGGAGCTGCCCAAATGGACGGCGCTATTCTTGTTGTTGCGGCAACCGATGGAGCTATGCCTCAAACAAGAGAACATGTTCTTTTAGCGCGTCAAGTTAATGTTCCATCCCTGGTCGTATTTTTAAATAAAGTCGACGCTCTGCCTGGAACCGACGCCGAAAAGAATGAAATGTGCGATTTAGTCGAAATGGAGCTTAGAGATATGCTCAAAAAGTTTGAGTATCCGGGGGACACTACTCCAATTATCAGAGGTTCCGCTCTAAAAGCGTTGGAAGGCGATCCCGCGTCCATTAAAGCTATCGAAGACTTAATGAAAGCGGTTGATGAGTTTATTCCAACTCCAAAGAGAGATTTGGACAAGCCCTTTTTAATGCCGATAGAGGATGTGTTTAGCATCAAGGGTCGTGGAACAGTGGTTACAGGAAAAATCGACAGGGGTGTTGTTAAAATTAACGAGGAAGTAGAAATAATTGGAATTAAACCAACCTCCAAGACGGTTGTTACTGGAATTGAGATGTTTAAGAAATCTCTTCCCGAGGGGCAGGCCGGGGATAATGTAGGGATCCTTTTAAGAGGAATTGAGCGAGATGGAGTAGAAAGAGGTCAGGTCTTGGCAAAGCCAGGATCAATTACCCCTCACACCGAGTTTGAGGCCAGCGTCTATGTTCTTTCTAAAGAAGAGGGTGGCAGACACACCCCGTTTTTTAGCGGATACAAGCCACAATTCTATATTAGAACCACAGATGTTACTGGAGAAGCCGATTTGCCCGCAGGGACAGAGATGGCAATGCCAGGTGATGATGTAAAATTAAGCATTAAGCTGATTACTCCAGTTGCTATGGAAGAGGGAATGCGATTTGCTATTCGCGAAGGTGGTCAAACGGTTGGAGCAGGAGTTGTCTCGAAGGTAATTAAATAA
- the fusA gene encoding elongation factor G: MQDKEFGEIPLDRIRNIGIIAHIDAGKTTTTEAVLFHTGKTHKIGKIDLGDTQMDWMEQERERGITITSAATTCFWRRYFGEKSAVYRINIIDTPGHVDFTAEVERSLRVLDGAIVVFDGKMGVEPQSETVWRQASKYHVPRICFINKINQIGGDFYRSLESIRERLSSKAFPIVLPLGFEKDLHGVIDLIRMKTYTYTDYLQEDLVEEEIPANLIEEAKKWRGEMLERVADFDDEVMDKYLNGKEISESELMRAVRKATLSGEVFPVFGGDGRGVIVKSLLDQVINLLPSPLELPPVKGKNPKTGAEEERRPDITEHFSGLAFKVQTDPYVGRLTYFRAYSGKLTAGSYVLNATRGEKERFSRIVLMHANDREDVKEVKAGEIAAVVGLKNTFTGDSLCSEENPILLEAISFPEPVISMSIEPKTKQDQEKMGMALKKLSEEDPTFKIKSNPETGQTLIAGMGELHLEILVDRMKREFKVGAETGAPQVAFKETIKKIVEQEGKYIRQSGGRGQYGHVWLRLEPREAGEGFKFVNEIVGGSIPKEYIPAVEKGVKEALESGVVAGYPVVDVLVALYDGSFHEVDSSEIAFKIAAIEAFKDAARKASPALLEPIMKVEVSVPENFMGDVIGDISSKRGRIEGTESKGNLAIIKTLVPLAELFGYSTTLRSITQGRGSFNIEPSHYQEVPASVATKIAEGRKV, from the coding sequence ATGCAAGACAAAGAATTTGGGGAAATACCCCTAGATAGAATTAGAAATATTGGAATAATTGCCCACATTGACGCGGGCAAAACAACCACTACCGAGGCGGTTTTGTTTCATACCGGAAAAACTCACAAAATTGGCAAGATCGATTTAGGTGACACCCAAATGGATTGGATGGAACAAGAACGAGAAAGGGGAATCACTATCACCTCTGCCGCTACTACCTGTTTTTGGCGCAGGTATTTTGGAGAAAAAAGTGCTGTTTACCGAATCAACATTATTGATACTCCAGGGCATGTGGATTTTACCGCCGAGGTGGAACGCTCTCTAAGGGTTCTTGATGGAGCAATAGTTGTTTTTGACGGAAAGATGGGAGTGGAGCCACAATCGGAAACTGTTTGGCGACAAGCCAGCAAATACCATGTTCCCCGAATCTGTTTTATTAATAAAATTAACCAAATTGGCGGAGATTTTTACAGGAGTTTGGAATCAATTAGGGAAAGGCTAAGCTCTAAAGCGTTTCCTATTGTTTTGCCCCTGGGATTTGAAAAAGACCTCCATGGTGTTATCGATTTAATTCGGATGAAGACTTATACCTATACTGACTATTTGCAAGAAGATTTAGTGGAAGAAGAAATTCCCGCAAATTTAATCGAAGAAGCAAAAAAATGGAGAGGAGAAATGTTGGAAAGAGTTGCTGACTTTGATGACGAAGTTATGGATAAGTATCTCAACGGTAAAGAGATATCAGAAAGCGAGCTTATGCGAGCGGTTAGAAAAGCTACTCTAAGTGGCGAGGTTTTTCCGGTTTTTGGAGGAGATGGACGAGGCGTAATTGTAAAAAGCTTGTTAGATCAGGTAATTAATCTTCTCCCATCTCCATTAGAACTTCCTCCCGTTAAAGGCAAGAATCCTAAAACAGGAGCCGAAGAAGAAAGAAGACCTGATATTACGGAGCATTTTTCGGGATTGGCTTTTAAAGTTCAAACCGACCCTTATGTTGGAAGACTGACCTATTTTAGAGCTTACTCGGGAAAACTTACAGCTGGGTCGTATGTTTTAAACGCCACCCGTGGCGAAAAAGAACGATTTAGTAGAATTGTCTTAATGCATGCCAACGATCGTGAAGATGTCAAAGAGGTCAAAGCTGGTGAAATTGCCGCGGTTGTGGGACTTAAAAACACTTTTACGGGAGATTCGCTGTGTTCAGAGGAAAATCCAATTTTACTTGAGGCAATTAGTTTTCCCGAACCGGTTATTTCTATGTCTATCGAGCCAAAAACAAAGCAAGACCAAGAAAAAATGGGAATGGCTCTAAAAAAACTCTCCGAAGAGGATCCAACTTTTAAAATAAAATCCAACCCCGAAACCGGACAAACTTTAATTGCTGGAATGGGCGAATTGCATTTGGAAATTCTTGTTGATCGGATGAAGCGAGAATTTAAGGTGGGGGCAGAAACGGGTGCTCCGCAAGTTGCCTTTAAAGAGACCATCAAAAAAATTGTGGAGCAAGAAGGTAAGTATATTAGGCAGTCAGGTGGGCGGGGTCAATATGGTCATGTTTGGTTGCGTTTGGAACCGCGAGAAGCTGGAGAAGGTTTTAAATTTGTGAACGAGATTGTAGGTGGCTCAATTCCCAAAGAGTATATTCCAGCGGTGGAAAAAGGAGTCAAAGAAGCTTTAGAAAGTGGCGTTGTTGCCGGGTATCCGGTAGTTGATGTGTTGGTGGCGTTATATGACGGATCTTTTCACGAGGTTGACTCTTCGGAAATTGCGTTTAAAATAGCAGCCATAGAGGCATTTAAAGATGCCGCGAGAAAAGCCAGCCCAGCACTTTTAGAGCCTATCATGAAGGTAGAGGTTTCGGTACCCGAAAACTTCATGGGAGATGTCATAGGTGACATTAGCTCAAAGCGTGGTAGAATAGAGGGTACCGAAAGCAAAGGAAACTTGGCGATTATAAAAACGTTGGTTCCGCTTGCCGAGTTGTTTGGTTATTCCACAACCCTGCGAAGCATTACTCAAGGAAGAGGAAGTTTTAATATTGAGCCCAGTCATTATCAGGAGGTTCCGGCATCGGTGGCAACAAAAATTGCCGAAGGAAGAAAAGTATAA
- a CDS encoding peptidoglycan DD-metalloendopeptidase family protein yields MDDWEEILSLKWLLSTALQSFAIVATVCAMALVAGAVLVFAFLFDKTGGAIWDVLLKEAGIFVPRVVCTEVETLTAVGESSYEFQQNYDGGSEDSAWALLPAGVQRWRGLLEETALRHGFDPLMFGVIATIENPAGNPTAGSWAGAQGLVQVMPFNFTANETDHFDPATNLEAGARVFASCLRLAGGDFRLAGACYNAGPRILRMNLANWFAETLLYYRRSAIYDEIRQGRTNTLDSWLGGHGGAVMASGAEAPSATGATTQTSQVCKICLVPNPNDGLLGFLGTALELLGLGPSSPCSEVSASTYQSSATVVAGGNGSWRYPVEGATVSDGPWHKIPALDFMVSLGTPVVSAHTVPATVEYSGCNNAGGYGCWVLLMHDDGKSTVYVHLDESLPVKTGDRVDASTLLGRVGLTGKTSGPHLHFEVREGLYNHIDPAEVFGEIGKGGLK; encoded by the coding sequence ATGGACGACTGGGAAGAGATCTTAAGCCTTAAGTGGCTCCTGTCCACCGCCCTCCAATCATTTGCTATCGTTGCGACAGTTTGCGCGATGGCATTGGTTGCGGGGGCGGTTTTAGTTTTCGCCTTCCTATTTGACAAAACTGGGGGGGCGATTTGGGATGTACTGCTAAAGGAAGCGGGAATTTTTGTCCCGCGTGTTGTCTGCACGGAAGTAGAAACGCTGACGGCAGTGGGAGAATCCTCATATGAATTTCAACAGAACTACGATGGTGGTAGTGAGGATAGCGCATGGGCGCTTCTTCCCGCTGGAGTTCAACGCTGGCGCGGTCTTCTGGAAGAAACGGCTCTGCGCCACGGCTTTGACCCTCTGATGTTCGGGGTCATTGCCACAATTGAGAATCCTGCCGGTAACCCCACCGCGGGATCCTGGGCGGGCGCCCAAGGGTTGGTTCAAGTGATGCCGTTCAACTTTACGGCTAACGAAACCGACCACTTTGATCCCGCGACAAATCTGGAGGCGGGAGCGAGAGTCTTTGCTTCCTGTCTCCGTCTGGCGGGGGGAGATTTCCGCTTGGCGGGCGCCTGTTACAATGCAGGACCCCGCATCCTGCGGATGAACCTTGCCAACTGGTTTGCCGAAACTCTGTTATATTATCGCCGCTCGGCGATATATGACGAGATTCGGCAAGGTAGGACTAACACGCTAGATTCATGGCTGGGAGGTCATGGGGGCGCTGTCATGGCGTCAGGAGCGGAAGCTCCGAGCGCGACAGGCGCTACTACCCAAACCTCCCAAGTATGCAAAATTTGTCTTGTTCCCAACCCCAATGACGGACTGCTGGGGTTTTTGGGAACAGCGTTGGAGCTTCTGGGGTTGGGACCTTCCAGTCCCTGCTCCGAAGTCTCGGCTTCAACATATCAATCCTCTGCCACAGTGGTGGCGGGGGGGAATGGCAGTTGGCGCTATCCGGTGGAGGGCGCCACGGTATCGGACGGTCCGTGGCACAAAATCCCAGCGCTGGATTTTATGGTCTCGCTGGGAACACCGGTGGTGAGCGCCCACACGGTTCCAGCAACCGTGGAATACTCTGGATGCAACAATGCCGGAGGATACGGATGCTGGGTTCTGCTGATGCACGACGACGGTAAGTCAACCGTCTATGTGCATTTGGACGAGAGTCTTCCTGTCAAGACCGGCGATCGGGTGGATGCGTCCACTTTGCTTGGCCGGGTCGGTTTGACGGGAAAAACCTCTGGACCCCACCTGCACTTCGAGGTGCGGGAAGGGTTGTATAACCATATAGATCCCGCAGAAGTGTTCGGGGAGATTGGAAAAGGAGGTCTAAAATGA
- a CDS encoding DUF362 domain-containing protein, translating into MIKVVKITPKANLKESIHNLVEELGGFKRFISTGDVVFVKPNFNTADPFPASSDVEFLKCLTELLYQHGAKLVAIGDSSTVTLNTRKIMEKKGVFELLNSDTPPRMYVFEEGRWVKSAISSPILKSVSIPEIVTKADKIIYVPCLKTHKQAQYTGALKLTVGFVKPIERIRMHLKNLQEKVALINTVIKPDLVIMDARKCFITRGPTEGEIREPNLLLASTGRVAIDCAGVKIIQSFKGNSLSHIKIPTDIPQIKTAIELGIY; encoded by the coding sequence TTGATAAAAGTTGTAAAAATCACTCCCAAAGCTAATTTAAAAGAATCCATCCACAACTTGGTTGAAGAGCTTGGTGGGTTTAAGAGATTTATCAGCACAGGAGATGTAGTCTTTGTTAAACCCAATTTTAATACCGCTGACCCCTTTCCCGCCTCCTCCGATGTGGAATTTTTAAAATGTCTTACCGAACTATTGTATCAGCATGGGGCAAAACTTGTTGCCATTGGCGATTCCTCTACAGTTACTTTAAACACGCGAAAGATTATGGAAAAGAAGGGGGTATTCGAGTTATTAAATTCGGATACTCCTCCAAGAATGTATGTTTTTGAGGAAGGGAGATGGGTTAAATCCGCAATCTCCTCCCCAATTCTAAAAAGCGTTTCTATTCCAGAAATTGTAACTAAAGCCGATAAGATAATTTATGTTCCCTGTTTAAAAACTCACAAACAGGCGCAGTACACTGGGGCGTTAAAGCTAACAGTTGGTTTTGTTAAACCAATAGAGCGCATTAGAATGCATCTTAAAAACTTGCAAGAAAAAGTCGCTTTAATCAATACTGTTATCAAGCCAGACTTGGTAATTATGGACGCTCGAAAATGTTTTATCACCCGAGGACCTACAGAGGGGGAAATAAGGGAACCAAATTTGCTTTTGGCATCAACTGGAAGGGTGGCAATTGATTGCGCCGGGGTAAAAATTATCCAAAGCTTTAAAGGTAATAGTCTTTCTCACATTAAAATCCCCACCGACATTCCCCAAATTAAAACTGCAATAGAACTTGGGATTTATTAA
- the rpsG gene encoding 30S ribosomal protein S7 — protein MSRSSKPIKKILETDTVYKSKVVTRLITRMMLGGKKSLAQEIAYIAIAGLSEDKKEALAKFEEAIKNLMPAQEVRSRRVGGATYQVPAPLRHDRSEALAIRWLVEISRNKKGKPMAQRLLDEIQLAFKKEGAAFKKKEDTIRMAEANKAFAHFKW, from the coding sequence ATGTCAAGATCGTCTAAACCAATAAAAAAGATTTTAGAAACAGACACCGTTTATAAATCCAAGGTAGTCACAAGACTTATCACTCGGATGATGTTAGGGGGTAAAAAAAGCCTTGCCCAAGAAATTGCTTACATCGCAATCGCAGGCTTGTCTGAAGACAAAAAGGAGGCGCTGGCAAAATTTGAAGAGGCGATCAAAAATTTAATGCCTGCTCAAGAAGTCAGAAGTCGTAGGGTTGGAGGAGCAACTTATCAGGTTCCAGCTCCTTTGCGCCACGACAGATCCGAGGCGTTGGCAATTAGATGGTTGGTGGAGATTTCTCGTAATAAAAAAGGCAAGCCTATGGCTCAAAGATTGCTCGATGAAATTCAGTTGGCTTTTAAAAAAGAAGGCGCCGCCTTTAAAAAGAAAGAAGATACTATCAGAATGGCAGAAGCCAACAAAGCCTTTGCACATTTTAAATGGTAA
- the rpsL gene encoding 30S ribosomal protein S12 has translation MPTINQLVKKRRKNIKVRKATPALKVIYSSLHRKKKKIASPFKRGVCLIVKTMTPKKPNSALRKVARVRLSNGEEVTAYIPGEGHALQEHSVVLVRGGRVKDLPGVKYTIVRGKFDLAGVSGRKTSRSHYGTKKDAGVKKV, from the coding sequence ATGCCGACAATAAACCAGTTAGTCAAAAAAAGAAGAAAAAACATTAAGGTTCGAAAGGCAACACCAGCGTTGAAGGTTATTTATTCATCTTTGCATCGCAAAAAGAAAAAAATAGCCAGTCCCTTTAAACGAGGGGTATGTCTTATTGTTAAGACAATGACTCCTAAAAAACCGAACTCGGCACTGCGCAAAGTTGCCAGAGTGCGTTTATCTAATGGTGAGGAGGTAACTGCCTACATTCCGGGGGAAGGTCACGCGCTTCAAGAACATTCCGTAGTATTGGTTCGTGGTGGTAGGGTTAAGGATTTGCCGGGTGTAAAGTACACAATTGTTAGAGGCAAATTTGATTTAGCAGGAGTTTCTGGTCGCAAGACTTCTCGAAGTCATTACGGAACCAAAAAAGATGCGGGAGTTAAGAAAGTTTAA